One window of Cryptobacterium curtum DSM 15641 genomic DNA carries:
- a CDS encoding MGMT family protein, translating to MESNGDFFTRAFDVVRRIPGGKVATYGQIARLIGEPKKARYVGFAMHSSPGVAGGVPCHRVVFKDGSLAPGFAFGGADAQCKLLEAEGVTFLSDGRVDMNACAWDGRDPNRMGPPPGFLTAAEFGD from the coding sequence ATGGAATCTAACGGTGATTTCTTTACGCGTGCATTTGATGTGGTGCGTCGTATCCCTGGAGGGAAAGTGGCTACCTACGGGCAGATTGCGCGCCTAATTGGCGAGCCGAAAAAGGCGCGCTACGTCGGTTTTGCGATGCATTCAAGCCCTGGTGTTGCAGGCGGTGTTCCCTGTCACCGGGTGGTGTTCAAAGATGGGTCGCTTGCGCCGGGTTTCGCGTTTGGTGGCGCGGATGCCCAGTGCAAGCTGTTAGAAGCTGAGGGCGTTACGTTTCTTTCTGACGGGCGCGTTGATATGAATGCTTGCGCCTGGGATGGTCGCGATCCGAATAGGATGGGTCCACCACCTGGCTTTTTAACAGCCGCAGAATTCGGTGACTAA
- a CDS encoding undecaprenyl-diphosphate phosphatase, with translation MIIEVLKSLFLGFVEGVTEWLPISSTGHMILVDEFLKLNVSEQFLALFLVVIQIGAILAVIILYFHKLNPFSRTKTPEGRRATWRLWGMVVIGCIPAAIVGLLLDDWVHDHFYNAVVVASALIIYGIVFIVMERRNRRLEDQVVAAVDGRHARPTTSPSGSIFRVETVDDIDIPTAIKIGLFQCLAIIPGTSRSGSTIIGGMLFGCSRTAAAEFTFFLAIPIMFGWGLVKTLKFLAGGLAMTQTEIVVLVVGVLTAFIVSIISIKFLMGYIKRNDFTAFGWYRIVVGVVVLGYFGAKAIGLF, from the coding sequence ATGATTATTGAAGTGCTGAAGTCCCTGTTTTTGGGTTTTGTTGAGGGCGTGACCGAATGGCTGCCCATCTCATCGACAGGTCACATGATTCTTGTTGATGAGTTTCTGAAGCTCAACGTGTCGGAGCAGTTTCTTGCTCTTTTCTTAGTTGTTATTCAGATCGGTGCCATCCTAGCTGTCATTATTTTGTACTTCCATAAGCTCAATCCGTTTTCCCGCACGAAGACACCTGAAGGCAGGCGGGCTACGTGGCGTCTTTGGGGTATGGTCGTTATTGGATGTATCCCCGCTGCTATTGTGGGGCTTTTGCTGGACGACTGGGTGCACGACCACTTCTACAACGCGGTTGTGGTTGCTTCAGCCCTTATTATTTATGGTATCGTTTTTATTGTTATGGAGCGCCGCAACCGCCGTCTAGAAGATCAGGTAGTCGCCGCAGTCGATGGACGCCATGCACGTCCGACGACGTCGCCGTCGGGCAGTATTTTCCGCGTTGAGACGGTCGACGATATTGATATTCCAACCGCAATTAAGATTGGCCTCTTTCAGTGTCTGGCTATTATTCCGGGCACAAGCCGCAGCGGTTCTACGATTATCGGCGGCATGCTATTTGGCTGCTCACGCACGGCAGCCGCTGAGTTCACGTTCTTTTTGGCTATTCCAATCATGTTTGGGTGGGGCCTGGTAAAGACGCTGAAGTTTCTTGCGGGTGGACTTGCCATGACGCAGACAGAAATTGTGGTGTTGGTGGTAGGCGTCTTAACGGCGTTTATCGTGTCGATTATTTCGATCAAGTTCTTGATGGGGTATATCAAACGCAACGACTTCACGGCATTCGGTTGGTATCGCATTGTTGTTGGTGTTGTGGTGCTCGGTTACTTTGGGGCAAAAGCCATCGGGTTATTCTAA
- a CDS encoding ABC transporter ATP-binding protein encodes MIDIKKSSPALQLHAVQKSYGGHQVLHGIDLEVSCGQILGLLGRNGAGKSTLIEILCGLRRADSGSISVCGMDPAKESIGHLIGYAPQDLGIYPDLTVEENLTYYGQLEGLSRKRSLTRASEVMELLGLEDEKTKRARHLSGGQKRRLHSGMAIMHEPKVVFMDEPTVGADVEARSRILHAIHSLAENGAAIIYTSHYLGEFEELNADIAVLNNGRIVVADTLDAVIATYAQSSVSVRFSEAVPSIEDWQSNGTKLTKKGNTSNAGRAIAKLLSNPALSNNNLEDVQISHASLQNAYLSIVGEETDNENA; translated from the coding sequence GTGATTGATATAAAGAAGAGCTCCCCCGCTCTACAACTGCACGCCGTACAAAAGAGCTACGGGGGCCACCAGGTACTGCACGGTATAGATCTCGAGGTTTCGTGCGGTCAAATACTCGGTCTTCTCGGACGCAATGGCGCCGGTAAATCGACCTTAATAGAAATACTCTGCGGACTGAGGCGGGCAGATTCCGGGTCGATATCCGTTTGTGGAATGGACCCCGCAAAAGAATCAATCGGTCATCTTATTGGCTACGCTCCGCAAGATCTGGGAATCTACCCTGACCTTACCGTCGAAGAAAACCTTACGTACTACGGACAACTCGAAGGACTTTCGCGGAAACGCTCTCTCACACGAGCATCCGAAGTGATGGAGTTGTTGGGGCTTGAAGATGAAAAGACCAAGCGGGCTCGACACCTCTCTGGCGGACAGAAAAGAAGACTGCATTCAGGCATGGCCATCATGCACGAACCCAAGGTTGTCTTCATGGACGAACCAACAGTAGGTGCCGACGTCGAGGCTCGTAGTCGCATTTTGCATGCCATACATTCCCTTGCTGAAAACGGCGCGGCAATCATCTACACCTCACACTACCTGGGCGAATTTGAGGAACTCAACGCAGATATTGCCGTTTTGAACAACGGACGCATTGTCGTGGCGGATACGCTTGATGCGGTGATTGCCACCTATGCACAAAGTTCAGTAAGCGTGCGTTTCTCAGAAGCTGTTCCTTCTATTGAAGATTGGCAGAGTAACGGAACAAAGCTGACCAAAAAAGGCAACACCAGCAACGCGGGACGTGCCATTGCAAAGCTCCTTTCAAATCCCGCTCTGAGTAACAACAATCTTGAAGACGTACAGATATCCCATGCAAGCCTGCAAAACGCTTATCTATCCATTGTCGGAGAGGAAACAGATAATGAAAACGCTTAG